The genomic window GTCGAGGTTGAAAGTGGTAAATACACCTGTATCGCCTTGTGGAGCTTGCCGTCAGGTTTTAAGTGAGTATGAAGTAAAACAAGGGTCGGATATAGAAATTTATTTTACGGGTGAATTTGGAAAGGTTATAAAAACCGATTCTGTAAAAGATCTTTTACCATTTAGTTTTGATGGTAGCTTGGTATAGATAAGTGTAATTTTTCATATGTTTAAATTTTACATTAAGGTTATATGGAATCCCAAAATTTAATAATGTCGGTTGGTATAAGCCACTTTTATGGGATTTCATATGTATATAATTTAATGTTTTGGTCATATGGTATCCCCATAATATTCATGTTATTTGGTGTAAATGCTCGGTTTGCATGGGGATTTCATATTATATAAATTTATAATTAGGAATAAATAAGGGTGTTTCAATGTGGGAAGTTGAAATGTTACCGGGGCTTGGAAATATTTTTTTGGAAAAAAGAGAATTTAAATTTGGGGATGAAAAAAATAACAAAGGAGACATATCTCAGTTGGTATAGGGATATGTTGTTATGGAGAAAATTTGAGGATAAAGCTTCTGCGCTTTACATACAACAAAAAATCAGAGGATTTCTACACCTCTATAATGGTCAGGAAGCTGTACTTGCAGGTTGTTTACATGCGATGGAAATTGGTACAGATAAAATGATTACTGCATATAGAAATCATGTTCAGCCAATAGGTTTGGGGGAAGATCCAAAAAAAATTATGGCGGAGATGCTGGGTAAGTCTACAGGAACATCTAAAGGTAACGGTGGATCGATGCACATGTTTTCGAAGGAGAAGGGTTTTTATGGAGGACATGGTATTGTAGGTGGTCAGATTCCTCTTGGAGCCGGACTTGCTTTTGCTGATAAATATTTTGACAGGAAAGCTGTTACCCTTACTTTTTTTGGAGATGGCGCTGCCCGTCAGGGAACTTTTCACGAAACATTAAATATGGCAATTAATTGGAAGTTGCCGGTAGTGTTTATTATTGAAAATAATCAGTATGCAATGGGTACTTCTGTTGCCCGAACATCTAACGTAACAGAGATGCACGAGATGGGTAATGGCTATAACATGCCAAATGAATCTGTTGACGGTATGGATCCTGTTGCAGTAGCAAAATCTGTATCAAAAGCTATGGAGAGAGCCCGTAAAGGTGACGGACCTACGCTTTTGGAAATAAAAACTTATCGTTACAAAGGTCACTCAATGTCTGATGCGCAGCATTA from Bacteroidota bacterium includes these protein-coding regions:
- the pdhA gene encoding pyruvate dehydrogenase (acetyl-transferring) E1 component subunit alpha translates to MKKITKETYLSWYRDMLLWRKFEDKASALYIQQKIRGFLHLYNGQEAVLAGCLHAMEIGTDKMITAYRNHVQPIGLGEDPKKIMAEMLGKSTGTSKGNGGSMHMFSKEKGFYGGHGIVGGQIPLGAGLAFADKYFDRKAVTLTFFGDGAARQGTFHETLNMAINWKLPVVFIIENNQYAMGTSVARTSNVTEMHEMGNGYNMPNESVDGMDPVAVAKSVSKAMERARKGDGPTLLEIKTYRYKGHSMSDAQHYRTKEEVAEYQKLDPINKVLEVIRENKYATEEEIHAINESVKDEIKEIVKFAEESPFPDDGDLYADVYKQEDYPFLMN